The following proteins are encoded in a genomic region of Nitratireductor sp. GISD-1A_MAKvit:
- the murB gene encoding UDP-N-acetylmuramate dehydrogenase gives MSGAALLDRLGDRLSGLRGRLTPDAGMDKITWFRAGGPADALFQPADEEDLAAFLQAVPEDIPVTMVGIGSNLLVREGGIRGFVVRLSAKGFGQAEAISDTRIRAGAAIPDKRLAATALEAGIGGFHFYHGIPGGLGGALRMNAGANGVETQDRVVEVRALDRKGELHVFSNADMGYAYRHSSVPGDLIFTSAVMEGYAEDRETIRKEMDAVQHHRETVQPVREKTGGSTFKNPPGTSAWKEVDKAGCRGLTIGGAQMSPMHCNFMINTGTASGYDLEYLGETVRARVLEHSGIRLEWEIKRIGAFRKGREIDPLLGQML, from the coding sequence AGGGGACGTCTGACCCCGGACGCGGGCATGGACAAGATCACCTGGTTTCGCGCGGGCGGCCCGGCTGATGCGCTTTTCCAGCCTGCCGATGAAGAGGATCTGGCCGCTTTTCTGCAGGCGGTACCGGAAGACATTCCCGTTACGATGGTGGGGATCGGCTCCAATCTGCTCGTGCGCGAGGGGGGCATTCGCGGTTTTGTGGTGCGGCTTTCGGCCAAGGGGTTTGGGCAGGCGGAGGCAATTTCGGACACGCGCATTCGCGCCGGTGCGGCCATTCCCGACAAGCGCCTTGCCGCAACCGCCCTTGAAGCCGGTATTGGCGGTTTTCACTTTTATCACGGCATACCCGGCGGGCTGGGTGGCGCGCTGCGCATGAATGCGGGCGCCAATGGCGTGGAAACCCAGGATCGGGTTGTCGAGGTGCGCGCACTCGACCGCAAGGGTGAACTTCACGTGTTCTCGAATGCGGATATGGGATACGCCTATCGGCACTCATCGGTGCCGGGCGATTTGATCTTCACGTCGGCGGTGATGGAAGGCTACGCGGAAGATCGCGAGACAATCCGCAAAGAGATGGATGCCGTGCAGCATCATCGCGAGACGGTGCAGCCGGTGCGCGAAAAGACGGGGGGGTCGACCTTCAAGAATCCGCCCGGCACCTCGGCCTGGAAAGAGGTCGACAAGGCGGGTTGTCGCGGACTGACCATCGGCGGAGCGCAGATGTCTCCGATGCACTGCAATTTCATGATCAACACCGGCACGGCAAGCGGCTACGATCTCGAATATCTGGGCGAGACCGTCCGTGCCAGGGTTCTTGAGCATTCCGGAATTCGCCTGGAATGGGAGATCAAACGTATCGGTGCGTTCCGAAAGGGGCGTGAGATCGACCCGTTGCTGGGGCAGATGCTCTGA